The genomic segment TCATCGCCGAATTTCAATATTTCACGCGCACCCGTTAACTTCTGATCAACTATTGTGGGTGGAAAAGTCGTCCCGTACCAGTTGGCCGCGGTTCGAATCGAATCGCCTGTCTCCAGCGCCCTTGCATCCAATTCATGAATGACGATTTTGGCGCCGTATTTTTCCCGGAAGTAAGGCGCGGAGCCGATATGATCAATATGGCAGTGTGTCAGGATTACATGCGATACTGAAACAGGACTCAAACCAAGCATCTCAATATTGCGGACAATCTGTGAAGAACTCCTGCCCGCGCCGGAATCAATCATCGTAAGCGATCCTGCAAAATCGATCAGGTATACTGCCGCATCTTCGGCCGCAGTTACATCGGGGCCGCCGATCAGATAAACGCCTTTGATAATCTCTGCAGTTTTCATCCTCATGTTTTATGTGCGCAATGTTCCAACAATATCTTTTATGCTTTTTATTTTACGGTCACGCAGGTAATGCCCGATGCCGTCAATGATTTCTACTGTCGCGCAGGGATTAATGAAATTGGCCGTGCCGATTTGCACTGCTTTGGCTCCCGCTATCATAAATTCCAGGGCATCCTCAGCCGTCACAATACCACCGATACCGATAATCGGCACAGATACTTTTTGAGCCACCTGCCAGACCATCCTCAGCGCGACCGGTTTAATGGCCGGACCGGACAGGCCTCCGGTAATATTTTTCAGATGCGGGGTTCTCGTTTTCAAATCAATGGACATGCCGGTAAGCGTATTGATCAGGGACACCGCATCCGCCCCGGCTTCTTCGACCGCCTGCGCAATAGCCGTGATGTCCGCGACGTTGGGCGTGAGTTTAACGATCACCGGCAAATCCGTTTCAGCCTTCACGCGGCGGGTCACTTCAGCCGCCGCTTTCGGATCGGAACCGAAACTCAAGCCTCCTTTTTTAACATTCGGACAGGAAACATTGACTTCCAGGGCGTGAACACCCTGAACCCTGCTCAGCTTTCGGGCGACCTGCGCATATTCTGAATAACTTTCACCATAGATATTGGCAATGACAGCGACGTCGTACCGGCGTAAAAAGGGAAGTTTCTCATCGATAAACACATCGACGCCGATATTCTGCAAACCCACGGCATTCAGCATACCGCCTGATGTTTCAATGATCCGCGGCGGCGGATTGCCCAGACGCGGATTGAGCGACAGCCCTTTTACCACAATGCCGCCCAACCGGTTTAAGTCCACATAATCCGCATATTCTTCACCGTAGCCAAATGTTCCGGATGCCGTCATGACCGGATTTTTCAGCTTCAATCCGGCAATTTCCATCGCCATTGTCGCATCGAATTTTATTTTTTTTGTTCCCACGTTTATTCCCAAATCACTTTCTGAAGATCAAAAACCGGTCCGTCCGCACACACCCGCTTGTATGCCTTCCGGCCCTGGTCATCTTTAACAGCCACGGCACAGCCCACACAGGCGCCCACCCCGCAGGCCATGCGTTCTTCCAGCGATACCTGGCAGAAATATTTATCGTCCAGGATTGCTGATAAAGACCGGAGCATCGGCCGGGGTCCGCAGGCATAAACCGCCGTCCGGGCAGGTTCATATTTTTTAATGTCTTTTTGAAACGCTTTTGTCACCAGTGATTTTTCACCCAGTGTTCCGTCATCCGTACAGACGATGATCTTGTAACAATATTTGCGAAGATGGTCGAGACCGACAACAGCATTCGCTGTCTGCGCGCCCAGATAAAACGTCATGGCGTCCGCATCATGACAGGCTGTCCTGCAAAGATATTGAGCAAGCAGCGACAAGGGCGCAACACCGATGCCTCCGGCAATCAAAACCATTTTTTTCTTACTTTTTTCCACCGAATAGCTTCCGCCCAACGGACCGGAAATCTCGACCTGCGACCCTTTAATCAAGCCCGCCAATATTTGCGTTCCCTTGCCGACCACCCGATAGAGCAGGTCAAGGGTGCAATGCGATTTGCCGCGTGAAAATGCATAAATGCTGATGGGCCGTGACAGAAAGGGGTCATGCAAGCCTGCAATGCGGATCATCACAAACTGCCCGGGCAGAGGTTCAGTAAAACTCAAAGGCAGTTTCACCTTCATCAGAAAGCAATCGATCTGGATCTCCTCATTCGCGGATACTTCTCCGATATAAATATCTTTAGCCATTATTTTTTTCCTGTTCTCTTCCGGCCCACATAATCAAGGCATCTTCATGGGTGTCGGTGTAATAATGAGGACGTTTTCCTTTTACTACAAAACCGCATTTACGGTAAAGATTTATTGCCTCGTGGTTCGATTCGCGAACTTCCAGGGTATGCCGCGTAATCCCCACCTGCGCCGCAATATCTTTCATTAAATTTATCATATTGCAGGCAAGCCCGGATCTGCGGAATTCATTTCTGACCGCCAGGTTATGCAAATGAACTTCGTCGGCCACCAACCAGAAAATAATATAACCGGCAATAAATGTCTTCCCTTCCATCTCAATTTTAATAATCAGACACTGAGCATGCTTTGTTCTGATTTCATCGAGAAACATGCCTTCCGTCCAAGGCGCTGGAAATGACGCGCGTTCAATCGCCATTATTTCCTGCAGATCTTCTTTTTTCATCAGATCGACACTTACTTGCTGTCTTGTGTTTTCAGAAGACATGGAAAAATTCCATAGCGGCGGCAACCACTAAAAATATCGCGCAGAAAACGGGGATCGCGCCGCGCAGTTTGATGGTATTGATCGCAACGGCAATGCCTAAGAGCGGCAGAAAATAGTAGGTTAGAGAAAGCATCGCATTGATTGGAGCCGGCAGTTTCGGATAAATCCAGATCAGTGTGGGAATAAAAATGATTTGCAAAACAAACAGCAGAACCACATAAAACAGGAATACTTTGGCCAAACCGAGATACGTTTTTCTTTCTATGGCTCTTATATTTAAATCTTTGGCGTCTACCAGAGCCTGATCGGAAAGATGATTGTTGGACGCCATGATTTTAACATCAACTTTTTTTGCTCCAATGCCGAAAGGAATCGCCAGGAGGATCGACAGGGCCATCAGTTCCCTGGTAACCGCAGCCGGTGTTTGGGCCGACAGTATCGCCATCGATACGGCGATCACGGCCGCAATGGAATCATTAGGAGGAACATAAATGCCGACGGGAATGCGGTCAATCCAGAAGAGTTCGAGAATCGCGCCGATGATCAATCCCGCATAGGGATTGCCGAGAATGAGGCCGATGACCGGAGCAACAATAATCGGCCGGGAGATCATGGCCTGAACAAATACGCGATCAAGACAAAGCAGACCGCCGACAAAAGATATGATAATTATTTTTACAAACAATATCGTACCAGCCTCGCTATTGCTTTACCTGACAGAACTCCTTTAAAGCATCCCTGATATTCACGGCTTTTTCTCTCGGAACTCTTTTCAGTTCAACGGCAACGCCCTCATCTTCCAGTAGCTTGAAGACATCCTGAATTTCCGTCTCGCATAAAAAAACGGAAGGAGCGCAGCAGACTTTATAGTCTTCATGATGAATATTACCGATATTGAGCTTTTCAAAATGAAACCCCAAATGATAAGCCTTCAGGGCATCCGCAATATTGCTGAACAATACAATCGTCTTTTTCCCGTTACCCTGAGCATAAACGTAATTGGCCGCAAAATCTTCCACGGAGCAGATATTGACTTCGATTTCACTGGGAACCGCCATCCGGATGACTGTCTCGCAGAAGAAATCACAGGAAGAGTTGTCATCCACGACGATGATACATTTCGCTTCGATGAAGGGCACCCAGGCCTCCAGAATCTGGCCATGAACAAGCCTGTTGTCCACCCGCACCAGAGCGATGTCGTAAGATTCCGTCAATTGATCACCCGATTGCTTTTTTGCTTAATATTTCACTGGCCAGCGAAATATTCTTTTTCCCGTAATCTTTTATGAAAGTGGCAAACTCATTAAGCGTGATCGCTTCATTAACGTCCGACAACTTGAGCAGCATGGGTAGATTAACCCCCGTAACCACTTCTACCTTACCCTCCTTCATAAAAGACAGAGAAATATTCGAAGGCGTGCCGCCGAAAAGATCCGTCAGAATCAACACGCCCTTGCCGTGATCCAGTTTCTTGATGGCGTTTTGGATTTCTTTTTTCAAATCTTCCACACCTTTGGTCTGTTCAACACAAACGTGCATAACATCTTTTAACGGACCCTTGATCGACTCCGCCGCATGGATCAACTCATTTCCCAGATTTCCGTGCGTTGTGATAAGCACACCAATCATTATTGCCTCCCCCTTTTTGAAAGCGCATGCAACATTACCGTTAACGGCATGTCCGGTTCAGACGCTCGCAATGTTCCCTAAAAACAGTACGGTAGGCTAATGGATTGCCTAATAATTGTCAAGATTTATCAGGAAAAACTCAAAGAAATTCATGACGGGAACATATCGTGGCAGTGTATTGATATCATTGATTTATTTCATAATCACTGTCGCTCGGGACAGGAGGACATTCATTAACCAGAATGCGGAAGAATCTGTCCCGATGATGCTGACGAAAAATATCAAGACACCCGGCTCATTTATAACCACAGGCATTAAAGTTGAAGCCTGTGCAAACAGGCCCTTTATTTCAGCCTAGACATCCATTGATAAAATGTAATATTCAACCTTGGTCAGCGGATAGAGCATCTCCATGATTTTGGTGTAGCGTTTCAGCTGTTCATCGTACTTTTGTTTGAGCCCCCGCATGGAACCGGATTTATAATCAATGATGGTGATGAGGTTGTCCGAAACGATCATTCTATCCACTATGCCGAAATTCTTCTTGTCGGATATCTGCTGTTCGATATAAAGTTTGCCCGGTCTGAACATGACGGCAGAGACCTCACTTCTATCAACAAAACGAAGCGCCGTCTCATATTCCTCATTGTTCAACTCTCCGGCAGGCGGCAGTTTCGTCTGATCAACAACCTTGGCCAGCCACCGGTGCAGCCGTTCACCCCGCATGATGCCTGCTTTGATATAGGCGGATAAAAGCGCCGGGTCAATCTCGCCATACTGATCAGGTTCGTCATGATGTTTTTCCGGAACATCAAATACTGCGATGCATTCCGCTTCTTTTAACGGGCCGGCTGAAGTACAGATATCTTTTTTACCGCCATCGGGCGCAAACTGCGCAAATGTGTCCAGCACCGCCCGGTGAACAGGCTTATAACTCCCTTCTTTTTTTACCGGCAGAAAAATAGTAAGCGTTTGTATCGCCCTGGTCGCTGCGACATAAAAAACATTTGCCTTCTCGCGCCTCAGCCGCACCATATTTTCTTCATGTCTTTTGACGATTTCCTTTGCAACAGCCGATTCTCCCGCCCCCAAAAGGGCAAGTTCATCCGACGTGAACTGCACATGAGATCTTTCGGAATGCAGATAGAACGGCGGCTCTTTTTCATCTTCGTTCCAAAACACAAAAACGTGCCTGAACTGAAGTCCTTTTGTTCCGTGGATGGTGTCAACCTTGATATGATCCCTGTCCTCGGCCTCAGGCACCTTCAGGTTAAAGCGGATATTAAACATCCGTGAAAGGAAGGCGTCAGCATCGACGCCGCCTTCACTGAAAAAGGCCTGCGCCTCATCCTGCCATATATCCAGTATGGTTGCCGGCAGTTTTCCCCGCAAAAGCTCAATGGCGCTGCTTACGGCCATTATCCCGAAAGGTTCGGGGAATTTGCAGGCATACTCAGCCCTGACATTCCCTATATTCCCGAATATTTCACTCCATAAAGGAGACTGCGCCGCCGTTGCAGCAAACTGCTTATCGCCGTCTTTAGAAAGAACACCCGCCAGGAAAAGCATTACCGCG from the Deltaproteobacteria bacterium HGW-Deltaproteobacteria-6 genome contains:
- a CDS encoding Zn-dependent hydrolase, with the translated sequence MKTAEIIKGVYLIGGPDVTAAEDAAVYLIDFAGSLTMIDSGAGRSSSQIVRNIEMLGLSPVSVSHVILTHCHIDHIGSAPYFREKYGAKIVIHELDARALETGDSIRTAANWYGTTFPPTIVDQKLTGAREILKFGDEELHCLHTPGHTPGSISIYLDRAGKRILFGQDIHGPFNKAFGSDIEAWKKSMQMLLDLDADILCEGHFGIYQPKNKVLDYIERYLEEYD
- a CDS encoding dihydroorotate dehydrogenase encodes the protein MAMEIAGLKLKNPVMTASGTFGYGEEYADYVDLNRLGGIVVKGLSLNPRLGNPPPRIIETSGGMLNAVGLQNIGVDVFIDEKLPFLRRYDVAVIANIYGESYSEYAQVARKLSRVQGVHALEVNVSCPNVKKGGLSFGSDPKAAAEVTRRVKAETDLPVIVKLTPNVADITAIAQAVEEAGADAVSLINTLTGMSIDLKTRTPHLKNITGGLSGPAIKPVALRMVWQVAQKVSVPIIGIGGIVTAEDALEFMIAGAKAVQIGTANFINPCATVEIIDGIGHYLRDRKIKSIKDIVGTLRT
- the rimI gene encoding ribosomal-protein-alanine N-acetyltransferase; its protein translation is MKKEDLQEIMAIERASFPAPWTEGMFLDEIRTKHAQCLIIKIEMEGKTFIAGYIIFWLVADEVHLHNLAVRNEFRRSGLACNMINLMKDIAAQVGITRHTLEVRESNHEAINLYRKCGFVVKGKRPHYYTDTHEDALIMWAGREQEKNNG
- a CDS encoding dihydroorotate dehydrogenase electron transfer subunit → MAKDIYIGEVSANEEIQIDCFLMKVKLPLSFTEPLPGQFVMIRIAGLHDPFLSRPISIYAFSRGKSHCTLDLLYRVVGKGTQILAGLIKGSQVEISGPLGGSYSVEKSKKKMVLIAGGIGVAPLSLLAQYLCRTACHDADAMTFYLGAQTANAVVGLDHLRKYCYKIIVCTDDGTLGEKSLVTKAFQKDIKKYEPARTAVYACGPRPMLRSLSAILDDKYFCQVSLEERMACGVGACVGCAVAVKDDQGRKAYKRVCADGPVFDLQKVIWE
- a CDS encoding PTS fructose transporter subunit IIA, translated to MIGVLITTHGNLGNELIHAAESIKGPLKDVMHVCVEQTKGVEDLKKEIQNAIKKLDHGKGVLILTDLFGGTPSNISLSFMKEGKVEVVTGVNLPMLLKLSDVNEAITLNEFATFIKDYGKKNISLASEILSKKAIG
- a CDS encoding PTS sorbose transporter subunit IIC, whose translation is MTESYDIALVRVDNRLVHGQILEAWVPFIEAKCIIVVDDNSSCDFFCETVIRMAVPSEIEVNICSVEDFAANYVYAQGNGKKTIVLFSNIADALKAYHLGFHFEKLNIGNIHHEDYKVCCAPSVFLCETEIQDVFKLLEDEGVAVELKRVPREKAVNIRDALKEFCQVKQ